ctatctatctatctatctatctatctatctatctatctatctatctatctatctatctatctatctatctatctatctatctatctatctatctatctatctatctatctatctatctatctatctatctatctatctatctatctatctatctatctatctatctatctatctatctatctatctatctatctatctatctatctatctatctatctatctatctatctatctatctatctatctatctatatatatatgtatatatatatatatatatgtatatgtatatatatatgtatatgtatatatatatatatgtatatatataattttactgaaataactgaaataacttttcaataatattctaatttacagAATGGGTCTGCTGGTAGATGTGAGTcatctgtttaaaagaaaagagatGAGACAAGAGCAACAGGAGGTTGCtcttgttgttttctttgaagTGGCAGAGTTTCCTTTCACTCATCTGCTCAGCAACTCAGGGAATCTGAAATATATTCAATTTTCAGCCAAACAGCCACATTTAGTGCTAACAATGCTGAagactttttttgttcagttgaTCAGGATATTAAGAAGATATCCTTTTCTGTCAATGGTATAGCTTCCTGCTATCCTATTTCCAGAAAACGTATCTTAACAAATGATCACTTAAAGATGGTGTCATTTTAAGgcgaaaatgtaaaatgttcttTGTCTTAATAGATGGGAAATATATTTTCCCTAACAGACATAAATGTACTTTATGAGATAAATTTTtatgttaataaaaacattacatatttgcttcatatttcttttaattatttcttttctAAGCATTGTTAAACATAGACTTACTTGGCAGCAGCCTGTGGCCCCTGAGGTATTTGGTGCTGTAAAAGATACATTTTCTCTCTGAAGGAATTCATTTAAGCCCATGTCACTGGGGTTTTTAGTTTAGTGGCTTTTTTTGTAGATATaagcaaaatgtaattttgctgAAACAAAGATGTCACAAACACAAACTCTCAACCCCAAGCATGTCAAGTGTAACAACAATTTTAACCAAAAAATGTCTTGTCTTCTTCTTTATTAAGAGTGTATTTTAGTGACTGCGTTACATTGTCACATACAGCTTCGTTTCTGTTCcattttgaaagaaagaaactaGTGTGCGCTGGGAACCTAAATGTTTAAACTCAAAAGtgttaaaattcaatttttataCAACCCAACTAAAAGCTATAGATGTTAACAAATATATGATTAGAACATGCTTCTAGTCTTCTGTTCATTGAACAGGTACTTACATGCATGAACACTGATTGGATGTGATCTGATGactattttggaaaaaaaacatactttgtCCTTTTTCAGTCATTTAATTTCTTAACTGAAGAAGAACATTTATtaatcttctataccgcttatttcatagtgggtcacgggggagctggtgcctatctccatcagtctacgggcgagaggcggggtacaccctggacaggtcgccaatctgtcgcagggcaacacagagacatacaggacaaacaaccatgcatacacttaatcacacctaagggcaaggaagccagagtatccggtgagaacccactcatgcatagggagaacatgcaaactccatgtagacaGATCCCCAGCTGGGAGTCgtacccaggactttcttgctgcaaggcaacagtgctaccaactgtgccaccgtgcagcaccTGAAGGAGaacattttaagttttattattcTGAAGAATTTTTCCTTATTCTGCTCATGATACATTTCAGAAGTTCTCCTTTTTTATTCTTCCAGAGAAAGATGTCTAATGTCAATGAAACATTTCTTTGTTAGATATGATATAAGCTAATATCAACCAAAGTGCTAAACATCATGTTAAGTTTTTCGAGAAATTACTTTGTACTGATGAGACGAAAGTAGAATGTTTTGTAAGGCGTGGGTCCCACTTTATCGTCTCAAGTGTGACAATCTGGGGCTGCTTTACTGCTCTAGGACATGGATGACTTGTCGTAACAGATGAAACAATGAATTCTGCTCTTGAAGGAGAGTTTTCAGCCATTGGTTTGCGACCTTAAACTCAcatgcaggacaatgatctggTAACCTGCTGGTGGGGCGACCGTGGCTCAGTGGGCGGAGTAGTTGCCTTGCAATCCCAAAGTTTGATCCCAGCTTCTTTCTGCCACATGACGACGGGCCTCTGAGCAAGGCATTTACCCTTAATTTGGTAAGTGCCGCATAGCCGCTGTGTAGATGAATGTGCGCATGTTTATGAATGTGCCTGTTGTGTAAAgtactttgagtggtcagtatgactggaaaggtgctatataaattaagTCCATGTGAAAAACACCAGCAAGTCTACATCtgaatggctgaaaaaaaataaaaaaatggaatggtctagtcaaaggcCATGTTGTGAGACGCTGTAGTGTGACCTTTAATAGGTAGATCATGTTTGAAAATCCCCTGGCTGAATGAAAACAATTAAGCAAGCCATGGCCAAACTTCCTCTACAGCTATGTAAAATACTTATTGTCTGTCATCACTAAGGCTTGATGGCAATATTCAGCTGGTACACCATTTGTTAGGATTTACAGTTTTACATATGGTTTACCACAATACAAGTACAACACATCAACAAccaataaatatttaacattagcAAGTATATAATAAGAATCTTGTACTTAACGTGCCTttaggtaaaataaaacaatcctTATTAAATAATACTTTTGATGTAACAGTATGTAATATTTGTTTGTCCCTGTCCTACATTACTGTAAATCACACAGCTGGTTGTGTGTTCACACGTAAACAGCGCAACTCTCCTCACTCTCCTCGCATGACTGAAGTTGCGGAGGTGAGCTGGGTTTCCCAGGGGCGGGGGCGGCGCGATGCTTACAGGCGGCAGCGACTGTGAGTCAACAAACCATACTCACTTCTTCAGCCTACCTGAACGGATCTGTGTTCTAATCCCGTTTTTGAAAAGCCTGCTAACCGAGTGGACGAaccgacaaaaaaaaaaagagactcaGAGTACAATCGTTTCTGACATGCACTTTGATAAATGTGAGTATTAATCCTGTGATGTACTGTTTACAACAGGTTTATGAGTTTTTATTAGACTTGTTGACGCTCTTCTGCTGTTTACACTTGAAAAATAACTGTTGAGGTAGTTGTAATGGTATTAAACTAATCAAATGtaactttattttcatatttctttCTAAATTAGATATCAGTCTCATCCAGTTATCATTTATCAAATTTTATCTATTTTTACTTTGTAATTTAGGACGGCAAATCTAATAAGATAGTATTTACATATGCGTCTTATTCATGTTCTTTGTCTCATTTAtctcaacacaaacagcttTCTAACATTTTACAGTGAAATGTAATTCAAGATGTCTTGTAAGTCCTATGACATCACTATTTGGGTGAATCCAAGAGTCCAGACTTCATTTTGGGGAACCCCTGATACATCTCCACCCTGCTTGCATGTTTTCATTTCCTCTTTTAATTAATGCCAAAGAGGCAAGTTGTGTGACGTGACAGGAACAGTCTGCTTCGCCTAAGCttctttgttcatgtttttttttttttttttttgatttgcTTGGGCGATCATTTTATATGTATCTTGTTGCGTGCGCCTGGGCCCAGAGTAAAAAGCCACAAAAAGAGGAAACTGGTGATGCACTGCCTCTTTCTTGTCTATAAAGATCGAGCCAGAAGAGAAAGGTCGTCGGAATCCCCAGCCCTCCCACGCACATGACTCAATGTCCAGGGGTTTCCACAGGGCTCGATTTGAATTTAGCCCAAAGAAAGTGTAGCCTGCGCGGAAACTTAATTTCGGAGTATTTAGTCTGGGACCTACTATTAAACCCATGGCCTTGTTTCCTGTTTCTCTCACTGCGAAGAGTTGATGAACTTCTACATCTGGTGAAACTGCTTTTATTACGCGATCTATAGCTGTTTTTGTGCCGGCATTGTATCATCAAAGAAAAGGCCAAAGGTTGCATTTTGCTGTAAAGATCAAGTGAGTCAGCATTAAGTAACGTGTAGTAACACCTCCCGAACCTGAAAATGAAACTCTGCGGGATTGATCTGGTCTGACTGATGTCATTTCTGATCAAAGTGACCTTTATCAGGTGTTTTAGGAGCACAAAGTAGGACACAGACAAGAACTCGTTACCCCCAGATTAGATTTGCACCTGGAAGTAAGCATGGCTGTTTTTGAGAAAAGACAAGGAATGGCAAAgtgaaaccaaaataaaacccCTTTCCATGTTATTTCTCTGTGCTTGCCTCAAAGAACAGCACTTTGGTGTCACACATGGGCTTGAAACAAATGTGTGCCTCTCAGACAAACTGCAACCAAAACCACAAGGCAAACTACATGTGTTTCTAAGTGACGCGCCTCTGACACACCAGGCAGGAAGATGTGTGGTTTGCGTAACGGAGCGGgacaggaaggtgtcacagaaAATGAGTGCTGGCAATCCCATGCTGAAGGTTTTCTGATGAgtctctctctctgctttttcttttttggtacAGCTGGCCGCAAAAGATCTTTGTTCCTAATGGAGGAGGTTTTTCGAGAGTCTGAGCTTTGTACTTGGGTTCCACAGACGGGCTGGAAATAGAGCCTTTGTTTTATCTTTCACGTGTAGTGGGGAAAGCTTTTGAGGAAACAAACCTGTGTGGTCGCTTGTTGTCGGCTGGAAACAGCAGATATCTATTCTGCggggttgttttctttttttttttgttttcacacttTTCCTTTACCTGTTGAGTGGAAATGAGCATCGGAAGGGGAAACGTGAACATCAAATAATAGAATGGGTGTTAAGGTGTGGGACAAGAGGAGAAGGAAGCTCAGAAGCTCCAAGAGTATCATCAAAGTGATTAAAGTTTAAACATGACAATATTTTTAGTGTAcattgaaaataaaactaaaaagattAAAGAAAGACCTAAAGCTAAAAGGGTATCCAAGATTTCAATTATCTTTGTCACTGTTAAtattttcaacagtttttgctgtttgtgGACAAACTCTCAAAATTGAAAATTCACTATTATGTCCATCAGTAGAcggttttgttgttttggtaTTACATTGAGTGGTTATTGTTTTACTAAATTGCTTATTGTGTTCATTCACGAGTTATTCGACACATCTTATCCATGTGCTGTAAATTTTCTTGCATTTTCTTTCCAAATCAATTGCACTATAAATTAATGGTCTCAAGCTTGTTGTAAACATTTCAACTTTAGATTTTTGACTTTCTGATAAAACgagaaatatgaaaatgtaaccGCATTCATTTTTATGGGAGGAAGTTGTATAAAATaagttcaatattttaaaaaaacattatagttAAAAATAGCAGAATTGAAAGTAGTCATGTCCTGAAACAGGTTGAAATGTTCATATTTGAATGATTGAAAGAGCAAAAAGACAGAATAAGTAGTTAAGTAGATACATAGTTGTGCTGCAGCTACTTTGAAACATATCATGGACAAAGGGACACTCATATGACAGGGCAGTCTCTGCTGAGCCCATTCCATTATCCCAGGGGTATATAAACCCCGACAATGCATATGCTGTTGGCTCTCAGTGCAGTAGTCGTCTCTGTTTGCGTTTTCAATCAGACAGAGTGAAGACAAAAATTTGTGCCCTCAGTCTGATGAGAACATGCGAATAAAACTAGCACCAGATGTTCTTTTAAGAACTGAATCCTCCCGTGTTTGGGTATTTAGATGTTTCACCAGTGTATCAAATTCATTTTTGTCACtgctttacagtttttttttctgttatagtAATCAATCAGTAATTTGGTTTTGAACCTGTTCAATCAGATCatgaaaaagtaatttcttttggtttgatttttcttctttagcACCAAAAGAGAAGGCCTGTTGCACCCAGCCCACAGTAAAGAAACTTTTGGAGCAGAAGAGAAGACGCGAGACGTCAGCTGTGCTTCCCCCTTGCTCTGCTTCCAGTACAAGTCCAATTCCTCCGACTACTGTTGCAGTAAGCCAACACACTGATTGACTCAGCTTCTCAGCAATTGCTATTTCATTAGTATTTGTTCATTAATTATTTCCTTTTGTTCTGTTGTGTCTGGCAGGATCtgtcttcatcagaaccatttGCGCTTACAGGTAAGGTTGGAACGTCAGACGCCCAAGGGACAGGCTTATATAgtgatttaaaatattgttaacatctaattaaataaaaatatctaaacttttcacagttttaatgTGAGGTATATTTTGTAcaatacaacagaaaaacaaagaaatctgtcatgggaaaaaaaagaaaatgctgcaACTACCTGGTTGCATAATTCTGGACACCCTTAAAGTAAAACTTTGTCAAAGCATCATTTGATTCAATAACAACAGTCTTCTTGGTAGGACTTTATTTGCTCTTCACATTTTGACCTGGGATTATTTGCCCACTTTACCACGTCAAAGTTCTCCAGATGTATCAGATTCTGAGGGCAACTCTTGTTTACAGCTGACTTCAGGAGACCTCATAGATTTGCTGGCAAAAtttcaaaacacattttctattattttgctGATTTTGATTTATGCTTTGAATGACAGCgagattaaataatataatctcTCTTCAGCTTCAGCTTTCTGCCAGAAATCTGAAGATTTTGGGTTCAAACTCAGTGTTGATAATTGCATCACCCTTTACTTAAACTCTCGTTCCATCTGAAGAATAGTAACTCtacaggatgatgctgccaccacaatgtttctGGGTATGGCACTCAGTGTAGTTTTGGTCCAAACTTGGCATTAGGAAATTTAGCTCAAAACCTTCACTTTGAATTTATCAGACCATAACACATTCTCCCACAAGGCTTTGGGAAACTGCCTGGTTGGTTTATTTGTAAGTAAAGTTTCTGTCTTGCACCCTTACTACTTAGTCTAGGTATATGTAGAATACAGGAAATGGTTCTCACATGTAGAATACAGCTAGTAGTTGCTAGAAACTCTTGCAGCTACTTCATTGTTGCTGTTGTCCTCTTGGCAGCATTGTTCACTATTTTCCGCCTGGTCTTTaatcagttttggagaaatggcTATTTCTAAGTAatataacctttttattgatttttttgtgtgcacTTCTCCTGATTGATTCCTTCTTACATAGAGATCTCTCTGACCCTGTATAAGCTCTCTTCAAATTACTTTAGTTAACACATGCTACCACAATTGTCAGGAAACTCCTACTAGGTCAGCTAAATTTAATTTCCCTAGAATTGATGGTAAGCAGAAACTTAAGGAGACGgaatgctgaaactgaatcaaaagagGCTTTAACAAAGTATCGGTTCGAGGGTAGGTgcactttttcatgtttttctctgtggcagttttttttttgttcagttgaAATGTACACAATATATTGCAAGTTAATATTAAGTTTTATTGTGATCATTTTAACAAACTAAAACCGGACAGGTGTTGGCACTTTTTTAAATCCACTACATGCAGTGATGGTTAAAACGTGAATGGCGCCCTGGATTAACCCCTCCTTCATTTTGGAATTTTATAAAGTGGACAATAAAAGTGACAATAAAATGCTGACTCATGTTTCCATTCTAGGTGGAGCAATTAGCTACCCAGACATGGCAGTGAGCTATCAGCCATGGGCCTCAGCCCTTGAATCTACCCAGAGTTACTACAGCAGTGCTCCAGGACCCAGCTATGATTCAGACTACCTAACAATGCAAACTGAATACAGCACACAACAGCATGTCTCAGTGTTTGCAGACTCAATATCGCCGCCATATGTAAGAAAAATGTTCTCATTGTTGAACATCTTTGAATATCTGGTAGTTCTAAGTTCATCAACCTGCTTTGAGGTTCATAGTAGCTTACATTTGATGATTTTCCACAGGACTGCTCTGTAGCGGTGGCAGAACCCAATATGGCTTCTTCTTGGCCACACATCGGTCAGAGTACACAGCATATTTATGGTTCTTCAATGGATTCTTTAAAGCTGGATGAGGCCAGATTGCTGCTCAGTGGCATGGACTACAGCAGAACCACTTGTCAGGATGAAGACGGTGACACGTAAGGGCTCAGACTTGCCTATTTGTGTGCAGTCATGTTATAAATGTGCTATAGTTGGTAAAGTCAAACAGAAAGCTGGCCTTGGTGATCTAACATCATCCATTCTTAAACTAAATCCCTAATAATCAGCCAAGCCATGTTTTCATTTCTCATAACTTATTTTGTGCTAAATGTTTTTGGGGGCTTATCCGGGATTCCTCATATGCTTCTTGTCCCAGGTGGAGAGACCAGCTTGTAAATAGGAAAAGCTTTAGTTGATGATTTGTCTGTGAACAGCCGGACATTTCCCATATTTCTAttacacaaaaaatatattttatatacaaAATAGTCTGATATGGGTGTTTGAGGCATTCCTCAAATTTTCATCAAACTCTTATTTTATCTATCACAATCTCAATTTTATgtttcacacacaaaaaataaattatgatcATTGAAAAAAAGCCCAAAGGGGTTATCTAAGAGCTGTCCATGTTTGACCTTCAGTTGAGCATTTAGAAACTGTTACCGCATTTTTGAGATAAATGAAAACAACCACATAAGGCGCCCTCCAAAACAAGCTTTTCAGCAGCTAATACTTCAGGTTGGTCTGGAGTAAAACAAAGGACAAATATATGCAATAGCACCTCATGCCCATTGTTAAACTTGTTGGACGATGTTTGATTCTGTGGGTATGTTTCTCTGGGAACCCTGTTGGAGTGCATGATATCATCAACTAATTGAAATACCAGGATATTTTGGATTCAAATCTGATAGCCTATGTTTAACAGCATACAACGAATCATCACTGGCTCCTTTACCAGCATAAAGACACTAAACAAATTAACAGAGAAATGATTCCCCgtactgaaaataaaacctgGAGTTTTCTTAGCAGTTTCTAAATAGTTTCAGTTTAAGATAATGCcactgaaataaaagcaaaatttaTCTTGAACCTTTTTTCTATCCGTACAGGGAGTCACAATAAGTTTGGAGGACGCTTGTACGATGATTGAACTCTTGATTTAGGTCTGATTGTAAACAATTCATTTACTATAGCggagttttgtttttggttgtgAGCTGAAAGTGAGAACCGCATTTGGAACTTGATAATTTTTAGAatgattaagaaaaaaaatagaatgaGTCATTCAATTGTGCTAAATGATTAATGAGTcagataaaatttaaaaacatgttaaacacagaaaacGATAAAATAGAATGGCTGTGGTGATGACCACAATTATGCAATTTCATTTACAAATAATTCATCATTTGGTTTTCTTGAACAGCATCCTGCACATCTACACAGCCAAAGGACTCAGGGAATATGCCATCGCTGCTGCAGAGAGGCTGAGGGAAGTAGGGAGGCTTGATGCTAAGGAACACAAAGGAAAGGTgtgaattaaatatttaaaataaaatattccaagcAACACAAATGACTTCTTTAATTAtatgattttaatttgtattgctaaatgtgtttttgcagACTGCTTTGTTGGTGGCAGTGACAGCCAACCAGCCAGAGATTGTGCAGGATCTTCTGTCGTTAGGGGCAGACATAAACGCCTGCGACTTTAAAGGTCAAACTGCTCTTCACTTGGCTGCTCACTATGGATTTCCAGCAGTTCTGGAGGTAAAGAAACACCAAAGCTGGAAAAGTTTTTATCATATTAATAAAAAGTCACTCACAGATTAGTTTTTAAGCAATCCTCATGAGTAATTTCTATTTTTCGGCAGGCAATTCTGTCAGGTAGACGAAACGTCAACTTGGAGGCCCGCAATTTTGAGGGtaatttaacataaataaataaaaaaaaatgaaaatatgcaaATATCACTCTTTGTTAACCCATTAATCCAGTGATGTCTTCACTTCGTATCTTGAAAGCTAAGTCTTTCTTCTTGCATTAGGTATGACTCCCCTACACTGTGCAGCCATTTCTCACAGTGTCACCATGAAAGCGTCTACAGCCGCACCGGAAGATGTTAGTCTTCAGGCCAAAGCTGATGAGAAGCTCTCTTGTGTACAGATGCTGCTCATTGCAGGGGCATCCCTTCTCAGCCAGGTACTGAAAGCTCAGCAGACCGTCAAAGCTAGTCACAATAAATACGTCAACCATGAACATTCAGTGAGAATGTGTAGGGGGAAGTGTTGTGTGTTTTATCTAACCAACATGATGTCATAGTGCGGCCACCCTCCCCCCGTACTCTCTCTTTTGTTTTCTCGGTCTGTTTTGACTCTCAAATGCCATTGCAGGACCCATTGGTTCATAATTATTCCCCGCACTTTCTATTATTCCAGGAAATCAAAAGTAACAAGACAGTGCTGCACTTGGCTGTGAAggaaggtaacattaaactggtGGACTACCTGCTGGGGATTCGCCTGCCAAACATGAAAGACTTTGTCAACATGAAAGTGAGTCTCACACTGACCTGAAAGTCAGAACTGTATGCTCGGAATGTCTCTCTGCATGAGTTTACAGTATGTCGTGTATTACAATTACACTGACTGAACTGTCTGAGTCATGCCGTGTTAACATTTTTGTGACAGGCTCACGGTCACACGGCTTTACACATGGCGGCAGGTCTTCATGGTAACCCAAACCAGGAAAAGATCCTGCAGCTGCTGTTGGACAGAGGAGCCGACCCCAGCATGCGCAACCTGGAAAACGACCAGCCAGCTCATTTGCTGCAGAGCGGCCCACAAGGAGAACGGGTATGCTCCCAGTCATCAAATAAATATCTCACCTGCAGCTGATAACTGTCTTAATGTCTTTATTTAACGTAAATCAAGATTAGTTTTTCCTGGATGCTAAGGCTAACTAGCTAGTCAGATTGGAGCCAAAACAAAAGTGCATTCTAGCCACTTAAAACCACACCAATTTAAAACACATGACAGCATTTGTGGGAACGCTatttttatgaacctttaaatTGAAATTTATTTACAGAATAATAAGGATAGGATGCGGTGCACCACCAATAAACTTCCTATGTGAAACATGCACTGAGAATGGGACATGTAAAGCATGTCCAGCCAGAATCATGGTATGTTAGATTTATCTCCGAATTTGGACTTCGGATCTGGTAATGACACCACTCCTGAGTTTAGCATATTCTAGTTGCAAGCCAGATAACCACTGGGATTTGTGATTTGTTATGATGCTAACTAATATCAGCAGTACAAGGCTATTACATTATATTCCTCTCCATTTTACGAGTTTAAACACTAAAGGAATATGTTCACTAGCAGAGGTTATACAGCACTATGTTTGACACTAGTTTAAACTAATACAATCAGAAGTACTAATAAGTATTTCTTAAATGcaacttttacaatattttgtaTACGTGGCAGCCGTATTAAATTTACTTCTCAGTCGGAAACGTTGCTTCCAAGGATATCCTTGTATTTCCAACACGgaacacaaaaacataataaaataaaataaaaatcagacttCCAAGTAAAAAGAGAACacattctgattctgaaggaaAAATTATACCACTTTATAGCATCTCCCTTCTTTAAGGAATTATTAAATCAGTTATCAATGAACCCGTAAACACTTAATAAACAATAAGGGCAAGATGGAGAGCAAAGGTTGCCAGTGACCTACTAAAAAGTGACCTATTATTTAACAATACTATGTTACTGTTCACTTTTTGTCATCTAGGATTTCTATATTAAACATATCTAAATAGGTCACGACATCATAattgactgactgaaataaccAATAACCAAAATGTTATCAAAAGAAGCCTTTTGGTacttaaaaaggtttaat
This genomic stretch from Girardinichthys multiradiatus isolate DD_20200921_A chromosome 3, DD_fGirMul_XY1, whole genome shotgun sequence harbors:
- the LOC124865964 gene encoding NF-kappa-B inhibitor delta isoform X1 gives rise to the protein MHFDKSPKEKACCTQPTVKKLLEQKRRRETSAVLPPCSASSTSPIPPTTVADLSSSEPFALTGGAISYPDMAVSYQPWASALESTQSYYSSAPGPSYDSDYLTMQTEYSTQQHVSVFADSISPPYDCSVAVAEPNMASSWPHIGQSTQHIYGSSMDSLKLDEARLLLSGMDYSRTTCQDEDGDTILHIYTAKGLREYAIAAAERLREVGRLDAKEHKGKTALLVAVTANQPEIVQDLLSLGADINACDFKGQTALHLAAHYGFPAVLEAILSGRRNVNLEARNFEGMTPLHCAAISHSVTMKASTAAPEDVSLQAKADEKLSCVQMLLIAGASLLSQEIKSNKTVLHLAVKEGNIKLVDYLLGIRLPNMKDFVNMKAHGHTALHMAAGLHGNPNQEKILQLLLDRGADPSMRNLENDQPAHLLQSGPQGERLKFMLKRRSSSRSGRTRNNLDHL
- the LOC124865964 gene encoding NF-kappa-B inhibitor delta isoform X2, which produces MAVSYQPWASALESTQSYYSSAPGPSYDSDYLTMQTEYSTQQHVSVFADSISPPYDCSVAVAEPNMASSWPHIGQSTQHIYGSSMDSLKLDEARLLLSGMDYSRTTCQDEDGDTILHIYTAKGLREYAIAAAERLREVGRLDAKEHKGKTALLVAVTANQPEIVQDLLSLGADINACDFKGQTALHLAAHYGFPAVLEAILSGRRNVNLEARNFEGMTPLHCAAISHSVTMKASTAAPEDVSLQAKADEKLSCVQMLLIAGASLLSQEIKSNKTVLHLAVKEGNIKLVDYLLGIRLPNMKDFVNMKAHGHTALHMAAGLHGNPNQEKILQLLLDRGADPSMRNLENDQPAHLLQSGPQGERLKFMLKRRSSSRSGRTRNNLDHL